One Chryseobacterium wanjuense genomic region harbors:
- a CDS encoding S41 family peptidase: protein MRKFSIFIILFFSLHFSAQALSETQKLESLCKVWGFLKYYHPNVAKGNFNWDQQLFQKISELENINDKNQLNELYSNWLESLGKVDECKECLKEDNKIFFLKNFDLNWINNQEIFTPNVIQKLQFIQNNRNLGENHYFGKGGRKVYFRNENSYGSKFTSKQISLFELFRYWNYVEYFFPYKYGTDQNWNDVLTEMIPKFVAITNDENYQLTLAELVTKIDDSHAFLFSRLISLNQYGRKSIPVEYSYAEGKLVITKINSTTFNEENPLKVGDIIYDINGLTIPQKVNAFGKYIPASNSWGKIKKAKNLFLMTNGDSIQLKIERDGKNLALQLKTFLLKDIISEKPTQPEKWKFIDDEKKIGYVNMGVIEKTDLDEMYNTLKSTGSIIFDLRNYPKQTILPLSRMLLPKNTIYYQFNFPDTNYLSKFYSRKNSIGRNNPDYYKGNVVVLVNENTQSQAETTTMMFKQHPKAKVIGSNTAGANGDIIRFNIADLETCFTGLGAYYPDGKETQRIGIIPDIMIKPSVKGIREGRDEVLERALDYIKNGH from the coding sequence ATGAGAAAATTCTCAATCTTTATCATATTATTTTTCAGCTTACATTTTTCGGCACAGGCCTTATCTGAGACTCAAAAACTGGAATCGCTCTGCAAAGTCTGGGGATTTTTAAAATATTATCATCCGAATGTTGCCAAAGGAAACTTCAATTGGGATCAGCAGTTGTTTCAAAAAATCAGTGAACTTGAAAATATTAACGATAAAAATCAATTAAATGAATTATATTCTAACTGGCTTGAAAGTCTGGGAAAAGTAGATGAATGTAAAGAATGTTTGAAAGAAGATAACAAAATCTTTTTCCTGAAAAATTTCGATTTGAACTGGATTAATAATCAGGAGATTTTTACTCCAAATGTGATTCAAAAATTACAATTTATTCAAAACAATAGAAATCTAGGGGAAAATCATTATTTCGGAAAAGGGGGAAGAAAAGTTTATTTCAGGAATGAAAATTCCTACGGTTCAAAATTTACTTCAAAACAGATCAGCCTTTTCGAATTGTTCAGATATTGGAATTATGTAGAGTATTTTTTTCCTTACAAATACGGAACCGATCAAAACTGGAACGATGTTTTAACGGAAATGATTCCCAAGTTTGTCGCCATTACCAATGATGAAAATTATCAACTGACTTTGGCAGAATTGGTGACAAAAATTGATGATTCACACGCTTTTTTGTTTTCAAGATTAATTAGCTTAAACCAATACGGAAGAAAAAGTATTCCGGTAGAATATTCTTATGCGGAGGGAAAATTGGTGATTACAAAAATCAATTCTACAACATTTAACGAAGAAAATCCTTTAAAAGTTGGAGATATTATTTATGACATTAACGGACTGACCATTCCGCAAAAGGTGAATGCCTTTGGAAAATATATTCCCGCTTCCAATTCGTGGGGAAAAATTAAAAAAGCGAAAAACCTCTTTTTAATGACCAACGGCGATTCAATCCAACTTAAAATCGAAAGAGACGGGAAAAATTTAGCTTTACAACTAAAAACTTTTCTTTTAAAAGACATTATTTCCGAAAAACCCACGCAGCCTGAAAAATGGAAATTTATTGATGATGAAAAGAAAATAGGATACGTCAATATGGGCGTTATTGAAAAGACTGATCTGGATGAAATGTACAATACTTTAAAATCAACCGGATCTATTATTTTTGATTTAAGAAATTATCCAAAACAGACGATTTTGCCTTTGAGCAGGATGTTGCTTCCAAAAAATACGATTTATTATCAATTTAATTTTCCGGATACAAATTATTTGAGTAAATTTTATAGCCGAAAAAACAGTATCGGAAGAAACAACCCGGATTATTATAAAGGAAATGTTGTAGTGCTCGTGAATGAAAATACGCAAAGCCAGGCCGAGACGACGACAATGATGTTTAAGCAACATCCAAAAGCAAAGGTGATTGGAAGCAATACTGCGGGAGCCAACGGCGATATTATCCGATTTAATATTGCTGATCTGGAAACGTGTTTCACAGGATTGGGCGCGTATTATCCGGATGGAAAAGAGACGCAGAGAATCGGGATTATTCCTGATATTATGATAAAGCCTTCTGTAAAAGGAATTCGGGAAGGCAGAGA